In a genomic window of Coprococcus eutactus:
- a CDS encoding Spo0B domain-containing protein, whose translation MQNEMKLIRNNLDLQLSQAVREIGSLRESQTLTRQYRHDMRHHLQYVSTCIENGEVEQAQAYISGICKEIEAQKVQIYCENEAVNQRRSEHMCDRAALRRGFKKNICTCICGI comes from the coding sequence ATGCAGAATGAGATGAAGCTGATCAGGAATAATCTGGATCTGCAGTTAAGTCAGGCGGTGAGGGAAATCGGCAGTCTGCGTGAGTCGCAGACATTGACCAGACAGTATCGCCATGATATGCGTCATCACCTGCAGTATGTGTCTACATGTATAGAAAATGGTGAAGTTGAACAGGCGCAGGCTTATATATCGGGAATCTGTAAGGAGATTGAGGCACAGAAGGTCCAAATATACTGTGAAAATGAGGCAGTGAATCAAAGGCGTTCGGAGCATATGTGCGATCGTGCAGCGTTACGGCGGGGTTTTAAAAAGAATATTTGCACTTGCATTTGTGGGATATAA